The following proteins come from a genomic window of Methylorubrum populi:
- a CDS encoding linear amide C-N hydrolase — translation MTWIFSIRIFLSVVAFWATLQGVVEPAGACSRFVYLGRDGKIFTARSMDWETPIGTDLYILPRGMARNGEVGPNSIRWTSKYGSLVATAFDNSTSDGANEEGLTANVLWLEESQYPAFDGKGPPGLAISVWAQYALDNFATVDEAVAALEKHPFTLVTSTIPGTQVIANVHMSLSDSSGDSAIIEYIDGKQVIHHGRQYQVMTNSPTYEQQLALASYWSQIGGTVMLPGTNRASDRFARASFYVKSIPPDGDSDHLLASVYGIIRNVSVPLGLSTSEQPEISSTRWRTVFDHKRRLYFFESALSPNTFWTDLNEIDFSKETGKVLKLDLGVDQANVFAGNATRSYREAKPFPFAGLPR, via the coding sequence ATGACATGGATTTTTTCAATCAGAATTTTCTTGTCGGTGGTGGCATTCTGGGCCACGCTTCAAGGCGTTGTTGAACCCGCAGGCGCCTGCTCCCGCTTCGTTTACCTCGGACGAGACGGAAAGATTTTCACGGCCCGATCGATGGACTGGGAAACACCGATCGGAACCGACCTTTACATCCTGCCGCGCGGGATGGCGCGCAATGGTGAAGTCGGGCCAAACTCGATCCGGTGGACGTCGAAATATGGATCCCTGGTCGCGACAGCGTTCGACAACTCAACCTCGGACGGCGCCAACGAAGAGGGCCTTACGGCCAATGTGCTCTGGCTTGAAGAGTCGCAGTACCCGGCTTTCGACGGCAAGGGTCCGCCTGGATTGGCGATCTCAGTCTGGGCGCAATACGCTCTCGACAACTTCGCGACTGTCGATGAAGCCGTTGCCGCCCTTGAGAAGCACCCCTTCACCCTCGTGACGAGCACGATTCCCGGCACCCAGGTCATAGCAAACGTCCATATGTCCCTGTCCGATTCCAGCGGAGACAGTGCAATCATCGAATATATCGACGGCAAGCAGGTCATCCATCATGGACGTCAATACCAAGTTATGACGAACTCTCCGACCTACGAACAGCAGCTTGCCCTTGCATCCTACTGGTCGCAGATCGGCGGAACGGTCATGCTGCCTGGTACGAACCGTGCGTCCGATCGCTTCGCCCGCGCCTCCTTCTACGTCAAATCGATCCCGCCGGATGGAGACTCGGATCATCTCTTGGCCAGCGTCTACGGCATCATACGCAATGTTTCCGTGCCGCTCGGGCTTTCGACGTCGGAACAACCGGAAATATCCTCCACACGTTGGCGCACGGTCTTCGATCACAAGCGCCGCCTCTATTTCTTCGAATCGGCGCTTTCACCCAACACATTCTGGACCGACCTGAACGAGATCGATTTCTCCAAGGAAACGGGAAAAGTGCTGAAACTCGATCTCGGCGTCGATCAGGCCAACGTCTTCGCCGGGAATGCGACACGGTCCTATCGCGAGGCGAAGCCTTTTCCTTTTGCCGGACTGCCGCGATAG
- a CDS encoding IS3 family transposase codes for MEEALRRLGHGRVAAAEAARRREPQAQATRGRSEPRQAHPAGRARKKALTPARRRELVHQVQEAHGVSERRGCAALGVGRSGVRYRSTKPDQAPLRMRICDLAKSRVRYGYFRIYILLRREGWRVNHKRVHRLYRDEGLSLRLKRPRRNVSAAHRERQPAALRPNERWSMDFVSDALFDGRRLRALTVVDAFTREALAIEVDEGIKGEQVVAVVGRLALLRGAPRAIQVDNGPEFVSKALDRWAYENGVTLDFSRPGKPTDNALVESFNGRLRDECLNANWFLSLADARSKIETWRRHYNESRPHTALGWRTPQEFALAAALQAAE; via the coding sequence CTGGAAGAAGCTCTACGGCGGCTTGGGCACGGGCGAGTTGCGGCGGCTGAAGCAGCTCGAAGACGAGAACCGCAAGCTCAAGCAACTCGTGGCCGATCTGAGCCTCGACAAGCACATCCTGCAGGACGTGCTCGCAAAAAAGCTCTGACGCCTGCTCGGCGACGCGAGCTCGTGCACCAGGTTCAGGAGGCGCACGGGGTGAGTGAGCGGCGCGGCTGCGCCGCGCTCGGCGTCGGCCGGTCGGGCGTCCGCTACCGCTCGACCAAGCCCGATCAGGCACCGCTGCGGATGCGCATCTGCGATCTGGCCAAGAGCCGGGTGCGCTATGGGTACTTCCGGATCTACATACTGCTGCGCCGGGAGGGTTGGCGGGTGAACCATAAGCGGGTTCACCGTCTCTACCGGGACGAGGGGCTGAGCCTGCGGCTCAAGCGGCCGCGCCGGAACGTCAGCGCGGCACACCGTGAGCGTCAGCCTGCTGCGCTCCGGCCGAACGAACGCTGGTCGATGGACTTCGTCTCCGACGCGCTGTTCGACGGCCGCCGGCTGCGGGCCCTGACGGTCGTCGATGCGTTCACGCGCGAGGCTCTGGCGATCGAGGTCGACGAGGGCATCAAAGGCGAGCAGGTCGTGGCTGTCGTCGGCCGCTTGGCGCTGCTGCGCGGAGCACCGCGCGCGATTCAGGTCGATAACGGGCCTGAGTTCGTCTCGAAAGCACTCGACCGCTGGGCCTACGAGAATGGTGTCACGTTGGACTTCTCACGGCCCGGCAAGCCGACCGACAACGCGCTGGTCGAGTCGTTCAACGGCCGGCTGCGCGACGAGTGCTTGAACGCGAACTGGTTCTTGTCGTTGGCCGACGCGAGGAGCAAGATCGAGACGTGGCGGCGGCACTACAACGAGAGCCGTCCTCACACCGCCCTGGGGTGGCGAACGCCCCAGGAATTCGCCCTGGCGGCGGCCCTGCAGGCCGCCGAATGA